One part of the Streptomyces lienomycini genome encodes these proteins:
- a CDS encoding thioesterase domain-containing protein has translation MALLTVAARLRPVFGRAGTVGAAHEPVPLAVGGAGPRLLCLPALSALSGPQEYARLGAGLRGMRPVSALRHPGFGPGEALPADVDALVAAEAATVRAAAAEGPLVLLGRSAGGWVAHAVAERLGSEGAAPVAVVLLDTYPPGHGDRDRALSAMTSDMLRRAAEFASADLDRLTAMAGYFELFDAWEPAPLSCPTLYVRAGDPLPDTESAPRWGLPHAEVTVPGDHFTMLEEHARTTALAVHRWLADRV, from the coding sequence ATGGCGCTCCTCACCGTCGCCGCGCGCCTGCGCCCGGTGTTCGGCCGGGCCGGGACCGTCGGCGCGGCACACGAACCGGTCCCGCTCGCGGTGGGCGGCGCGGGCCCCCGGCTGCTCTGCCTCCCCGCGCTCAGCGCGCTTTCGGGCCCTCAGGAGTACGCGCGGCTCGGGGCCGGGCTGCGGGGAATGCGGCCGGTTTCCGCCCTGCGGCATCCGGGGTTCGGTCCCGGGGAGGCGTTGCCCGCCGATGTGGACGCGCTCGTCGCCGCCGAGGCGGCCACCGTTCGCGCGGCCGCGGCCGAGGGCCCCCTGGTGCTGCTGGGCCGGTCGGCCGGTGGCTGGGTGGCCCATGCCGTCGCCGAGCGGCTGGGCTCCGAGGGCGCCGCGCCGGTTGCCGTGGTCCTCCTGGACACGTATCCGCCCGGTCACGGCGACCGGGATCGGGCGCTGTCGGCGATGACGTCGGACATGCTGCGGCGGGCGGCGGAGTTCGCCTCGGCAGACCTCGACCGGCTCACCGCCATGGCGGGGTACTTCGAGCTCTTCGATGCATGGGAGCCCGCGCCGCTTTCCTGCCCCACCTTGTACGTACGGGCGGGTGACCCGCTGCCCGACACCGAGTCCGCCCCGCGCTGGGGTCTGCCGCACGCTGAAGTCACGGTGCCCGGGGATCACTTCACCATGCTGGAGGAGCACGCCCGTACCACCGCGCTCGCCGTCCACCGGTGGTTGGCCGACCGGGTCTGA